The following proteins are co-located in the Microcystis wesenbergii NRERC-220 genome:
- a CDS encoding NAD(P)-dependent oxidoreductase produces MSQKIAFLGLGVMGAPMTTNLVRRGFAVNAWNRTPEAPGITIAGAAGANIRSNIAAAVRDAEIVFTCVGDVPDVEAVILGPGGVVESAAVGTLVVDMSTIGSQAARMIGKKLEENNLRFLDAPVSGGDIGAKNGTLTIMVGGKEADFQTCLPCFQAMGKTIRWCGEIGNGQAVKLCNQVLGAVHMVALCEALKMAKIQGLDPNLVIEVCKTGAAGSWALENLGPKILAQDLQPAFMIEHILKDLRLVKETAQTAGEILPGTDLAETLFKVVAELDEGKGIKQGTQAMIRAYD; encoded by the coding sequence ATGAGTCAAAAAATTGCCTTTTTAGGATTAGGAGTGATGGGAGCGCCGATGACGACTAATCTTGTCCGTCGAGGTTTTGCTGTCAATGCTTGGAATCGTACCCCAGAGGCGCCAGGGATAACCATTGCTGGGGCAGCAGGTGCGAACATTCGTTCTAATATTGCCGCCGCCGTCAGGGATGCCGAGATTGTCTTTACCTGCGTCGGGGATGTGCCTGACGTGGAAGCGGTGATTTTAGGACCAGGGGGTGTCGTGGAATCGGCAGCGGTGGGAACTCTGGTGGTGGATATGAGTACCATTGGCTCTCAAGCCGCTAGGATGATTGGTAAAAAGCTAGAGGAAAATAATCTCCGTTTTCTCGATGCTCCCGTCTCTGGGGGCGATATTGGGGCGAAAAACGGCACTTTAACTATTATGGTGGGAGGGAAAGAAGCGGATTTTCAGACTTGTTTGCCCTGTTTTCAAGCCATGGGTAAAACTATTCGCTGGTGTGGCGAAATTGGCAACGGACAAGCGGTAAAACTCTGTAATCAAGTCTTGGGGGCGGTTCACATGGTGGCGCTGTGTGAGGCTCTAAAAATGGCAAAAATTCAAGGATTAGACCCCAATTTAGTCATAGAAGTCTGTAAAACGGGGGCGGCGGGTTCTTGGGCTTTGGAAAATTTGGGACCAAAAATCCTCGCCCAAGATTTACAGCCAGCTTTTATGATTGAACATATCTTAAAAGATTTGCGATTAGTCAAAGAAACTGCCCAGACAGCCGGGGAAATTCTGCCCGGGACAGATTTAGCGGAAACTCTATTTAAAGTAGTAGCGGAATTGGACGAAGGCAAGGGAATTAAACAGGGAACCCAAGCGATGATTCGCGCCTACGATTAG
- a CDS encoding DEAD/DEAH box helicase, whose product MRLPTLKYERGTLILHPPPKGKKWLDFATWDDRIERFRILAIHYRPLVETLQEEGINFQDEAKAFNNLELIASFEREPYPHQTEALIAWKKSQRRGVIVLPTAAGKTYLAQLALQSTPRSTLIIVPTIDLMHQWYAQMLAAFPDAEVGLLGGGSKDNSAILIATYQSAAIYSETLGNRYAFLIFDECHHLPSDFFRKIAEDSIAPYRLGLTATPDRGDGSHQDLDYLIGTIVYQKSPQDLSGKALADHEIIQIKVKLSAKEQEKYQEAIKIRNDFLRKNNLSLSGLDGWQNFVMISARSSEGRRAMLAHRESKEISSGTQGKLRVLAELICEHYPEPILIFTNDNATVYRISESFLIPAITHQTPVKERHEILTRFRQGEYKILVTSHVLNEGVDVPEARIAIILSGTGSTREYIQRLGRVLRKGQQEDKRAILYEVIAENTTEEKTSQRRRGEQKNKTSYKTGNRQLELLPSPPKKSFSLPKAAESSTPWVSSPESEEE is encoded by the coding sequence ATGCGCTTACCCACCCTCAAATATGAGCGAGGAACCTTAATTCTCCATCCACCACCAAAAGGGAAAAAATGGCTAGATTTTGCCACTTGGGATGATCGTATCGAAAGATTTCGCATTTTGGCCATTCATTATCGTCCTCTCGTGGAAACCCTACAGGAGGAGGGCATTAACTTCCAAGATGAAGCAAAAGCTTTTAACAATTTAGAATTAATTGCCAGTTTTGAACGGGAACCCTACCCCCACCAAACGGAAGCCTTAATCGCTTGGAAAAAATCCCAGAGAAGGGGTGTTATCGTCCTTCCCACCGCTGCCGGTAAAACCTATCTTGCCCAATTGGCACTACAATCGACTCCCCGCAGCACCTTAATTATCGTGCCGACTATTGATTTAATGCACCAGTGGTATGCCCAGATGTTGGCGGCTTTTCCCGATGCCGAGGTGGGATTATTAGGGGGAGGTTCTAAGGATAATAGTGCTATTTTAATCGCCACCTATCAAAGTGCGGCAATTTATTCAGAAACTCTTGGCAATCGTTACGCTTTTTTGATTTTTGATGAATGTCATCATTTACCATCGGATTTCTTTCGGAAAATAGCGGAAGATTCGATCGCGCCCTATCGTTTAGGCTTAACAGCAACACCGGATCGCGGTGATGGTAGTCATCAGGATTTAGATTATCTTATTGGTACAATTGTTTATCAAAAAAGTCCCCAAGACTTGTCAGGAAAAGCCCTAGCGGATCATGAAATAATTCAAATTAAAGTGAAATTATCTGCCAAAGAACAGGAAAAATATCAAGAAGCAATTAAAATTCGCAATGATTTTTTAAGAAAAAATAATCTCAGTTTGTCTGGTTTAGATGGTTGGCAAAATTTTGTCATGATTAGTGCCAGAAGTAGCGAAGGGCGCCGGGCGATGTTAGCGCACCGGGAGTCGAAGGAAATATCCTCTGGAACCCAGGGAAAATTGCGGGTTTTAGCCGAGTTAATCTGTGAACACTATCCGGAACCAATTTTAATTTTTACCAACGATAATGCCACAGTTTACCGCATTTCCGAGAGCTTTTTAATACCTGCCATAACCCATCAAACTCCCGTGAAAGAACGCCATGAAATCCTGACCCGTTTTCGTCAGGGAGAATACAAAATTCTGGTGACTTCCCATGTTCTCAATGAAGGGGTTGATGTGCCGGAAGCGCGCATCGCGATTATTTTATCGGGAACCGGTTCCACCCGGGAATATATTCAGCGTTTAGGACGGGTGTTAAGAAAAGGGCAACAAGAGGATAAACGGGCGATTTTGTATGAAGTGATAGCCGAAAATACCACGGAGGAAAAAACCTCCCAACGACGACGGGGAGAGCAGAAAAATAAAACTAGCTATAAAACCGGTAATCGACAATTGGAATTATTGCCTTCTCCTCCGAAAAAATCTTTTTCTTTGCCGAAAGCTGCCGAATCTTCTACCCCTTGGGTGAGTTCTCCAGAGTCAGAGGAAGAATAA
- a CDS encoding 4a-hydroxytetrahydrobiopterin dehydratase, whose product MTELAQQKCQPYQSGSSPITAEEITALQAKIPDWNLLEYEGIPRLQKLYKFANFQGAIAFTNAVGEAAEKEGHHPALLTEWGKVTVSWWTHDVGGLHQNDFIMAARTDDIYRQQKA is encoded by the coding sequence ATGACCGAACTTGCTCAACAAAAATGTCAACCTTATCAATCGGGTTCTTCTCCTATCACTGCCGAGGAAATTACCGCTTTACAGGCTAAAATTCCCGATTGGAATCTCTTAGAATACGAGGGTATTCCCCGTCTGCAAAAACTCTATAAATTTGCCAATTTTCAAGGGGCAATCGCCTTTACTAATGCCGTGGGAGAAGCGGCGGAAAAAGAAGGCCATCACCCCGCTTTATTGACAGAATGGGGTAAAGTTACCGTTTCTTGGTGGACCCATGACGTGGGCGGATTACATCAAAATGATTTCATCATGGCTGCCCGTACCGATGATATTTATCGTCAACAAAAGGCCTAA